A portion of the Sulfuricurvum kujiense DSM 16994 genome contains these proteins:
- a CDS encoding NifS family cysteine desulfurase has protein sequence MHVYLDNNATTMVDPAVTEAMIPFFSEIYGNPNSLHRYGTASHPAITKAINQMYKAINASDNDDIIFTSCATESNNWVLKSVWVDKILNGDKNHIVTTEVEHPSVLSTCRFLEEQGVKVTYLPVNDQGIVEAHTLRSFITDKTALVSVMWANNETGMIFPIKEMGQICKERGVLFHTDAVQAVGKIPVDLQNVHVDFMSMSAHKFHGPKGIGALYIRNSEALTPLLHGGEHMGGRRSGTLNVPYIVGMGKAIELATQNIEEKMALIRAKRDRLEDALLAQLEDVFTVGSRENRTPNTILISIRGVEGEGMLWDLNNALIGASTGSACASEDLEANTVMLAIGADHELAHTGIRLSLSRFTTDAEVDYVIESFTKAVARLRAISSSYAKVQPTPGGKAAECNIHH, from the coding sequence ATGCACGTCTACCTAGACAACAATGCGACAACGATGGTCGATCCTGCCGTCACTGAAGCGATGATCCCGTTTTTTAGCGAGATTTACGGAAACCCAAATTCGCTTCACCGATACGGAACTGCGTCACATCCCGCAATTACCAAAGCGATTAATCAGATGTATAAAGCGATTAACGCAAGCGATAACGACGATATTATTTTTACATCCTGCGCGACCGAGTCGAATAACTGGGTACTTAAATCGGTATGGGTGGACAAAATCCTTAACGGAGACAAAAACCATATCGTAACGACCGAAGTGGAACATCCTTCGGTTCTTTCTACCTGTAGATTCCTCGAAGAGCAGGGGGTGAAAGTAACCTATCTTCCTGTCAACGATCAGGGGATTGTCGAAGCACATACGCTTCGCAGTTTTATCACCGACAAAACGGCGCTGGTCTCGGTCATGTGGGCCAACAACGAGACGGGAATGATTTTCCCGATCAAAGAGATGGGTCAAATTTGTAAAGAGCGCGGCGTATTGTTTCACACCGATGCGGTACAGGCCGTCGGTAAAATCCCTGTCGATTTGCAGAATGTCCATGTCGATTTTATGTCGATGTCGGCTCATAAATTTCACGGTCCTAAAGGGATCGGAGCGCTGTATATCCGCAACTCTGAAGCACTTACCCCTCTCTTGCACGGCGGAGAACACATGGGGGGACGCCGCTCAGGCACCCTGAATGTTCCCTACATTGTCGGAATGGGGAAAGCGATTGAACTTGCGACACAGAATATCGAAGAGAAAATGGCGCTCATCCGTGCCAAGCGCGATCGCCTTGAAGATGCCCTTTTGGCGCAGTTGGAGGATGTATTTACCGTAGGAAGCCGCGAAAACCGTACTCCGAATACGATTTTGATCTCGATTCGCGGTGTAGAGGGCGAGGGGATGCTGTGGGATCTTAACAATGCCCTCATCGGTGCGTCGACAGGATCAGCCTGTGCAAGTGAAGATTTGGAAGCCAATACCGTTATGCTCGCAATCGGTGCAGACCACGAACTGGCCCATACGGGGATACGTCTCAGTCTTAGTCGATTTACGACGGATGCCGAGGTCGATTATGTTATCGAGAGCTTTACGAAAGCGGTTGCACGTCTGCGAGCGATTTCCAGTTCATATGCAAAAGTTCAACCTACCCCCGGCGGCAAAGCTGCTGAGTGCAATATTCACCATTAA